The Acinetobacter shaoyimingii DNA segment GGCGTGGAACGATCTTACCCAAAGTCCTTCCACCCCTCGGTTTTGTCATGCTGATTTCGGCCATTGTCGGTGGTATCGAGTTTATTGACTTATATCGTTTTCCTGAAATTCCACTGGTGGGATTCACATTAATTGGTGTTGTCCTTTCGATTTTTTTAGGCTTTAAAAATAGTGCATGTTATGACCGTTGGTGGGAAGCTCGAAAACTTTGGGGCATGCTAATTGCCAATGCTCGACATTTTGACCGAGACTGCCGTATTTTCCCTCAAGGTCGACGGGAAAGAATTATTCATCATGTGATTGTTTTTGCTAATGTCCTTCGTGATCGCTTACGTCATCAGACTGTTAGTCCAGACGTTTTACAACAAACCAGTGGCATGAGTCCTCAGGCATTAACTCAGCTTTATCAACAAGCCAATGCACCCCAATATACTTTAAGTCTGATTCAATGGGAGCTGATGC contains these protein-coding regions:
- a CDS encoding bestrophin family protein; the protein is MIVRDQSDTLKLLFSWRGTILPKVLPPLGFVMLISAIVGGIEFIDLYRFPEIPLVGFTLIGVVLSIFLGFKNSACYDRWWEARKLWGMLIANARHFDRDCRIFPQGRRERIIHHVIVFANVLRDRLRHQTVSPDVLQQTSGMSPQALTQLYQQANAPQYTLSLIQWELMQALKEGEISDIIYTQMNAHVTELSLVQTGCDRIATTPLPFAYSVLLNRTVYFFCFMLPFSLGSVLGLVTPLLVGILAYTFLGLDALSSEIEEPFGTQSNDLPLDSMVRTIEIELLGTLGKPTPPPIQAQDHNLL